A DNA window from Methanobacteriaceae archaeon contains the following coding sequences:
- a CDS encoding homocysteine biosynthesis protein, with protein sequence MKTIEEINQKIKDGDAVVVTASEMTRIVKENGAGEAAKEVDVVTTGTFGAMCSSGAFFNFGHSDPPIKMSRTYLNGVEAYSGLAAVDAYLGATQPHRNPDIGLDYGGAHLLEDLVRGKEVELVAEAYGTDCYPRSDVHTFVSLETLNQAVMVNPRNCYQNYAVATNSTEETLYTYMGTLLPQMGNVSYSSAGELSPLLNDPYFQTIGTGTQIFLCGGTGYIIGEGTQHATEGERKNGVPVGSSGTLMLQGDLKQMDADYLRGATMPQYGPTLYVGAGIPIPILNEEIAQRTGISDADIYCNIYDYGVPRRNRPVIQETNYEELRTGKIEINGREVQTSPLSSFKKAIEIAEELKKWIDRGEFLLTNPVKSIPSSGCIVKPLEIRRPSIMVKDLNIKPVITARAEEAISGVARKMVDNNINHLPVVDHAGRLMGIVTSWDIAHAVAKGSLKLTEVMTRKVIVAMEDDPVEVVARRIDKYEISGVPIVDRNNLVKGMITAEDISRLICAQNNKEGGSQ encoded by the coding sequence TTGAAGACCATCGAGGAAATTAACCAGAAAATAAAAGACGGTGATGCAGTAGTGGTCACTGCTAGCGAGATGACCCGTATAGTTAAGGAGAATGGTGCAGGAGAAGCTGCTAAAGAGGTTGATGTCGTTACTACCGGTACATTTGGTGCTATGTGTTCTTCCGGTGCATTCTTCAACTTCGGACACTCTGATCCACCTATAAAGATGAGTAGAACCTACCTGAACGGTGTTGAAGCTTATTCTGGTCTGGCTGCTGTTGATGCTTACCTGGGTGCTACTCAACCACATCGTAACCCAGATATAGGTTTGGATTATGGTGGAGCCCATTTACTTGAGGATTTGGTGAGGGGAAAAGAAGTTGAATTGGTTGCAGAGGCCTATGGAACTGATTGTTACCCACGAAGTGATGTTCACACCTTCGTCAGTCTGGAAACTCTGAATCAGGCTGTCATGGTCAATCCCCGAAACTGTTACCAGAACTATGCTGTGGCCACTAACTCCACTGAGGAAACTCTTTACACTTACATGGGTACTTTACTCCCCCAGATGGGTAATGTGAGTTATTCCAGTGCCGGGGAACTCAGTCCCCTGCTAAACGATCCCTATTTCCAGACCATAGGTACCGGTACACAGATATTCCTCTGCGGAGGAACTGGCTATATCATAGGTGAAGGAACCCAACATGCCACTGAAGGAGAAAGAAAAAATGGTGTTCCTGTGGGCTCTTCAGGAACTTTAATGCTTCAGGGTGACCTGAAACAGATGGATGCAGATTACCTCCGTGGAGCAACCATGCCCCAATATGGTCCCACCCTTTATGTGGGTGCAGGCATACCCATACCCATCCTAAATGAGGAAATAGCCCAACGCACCGGTATCAGTGATGCAGATATATACTGTAATATCTACGATTACGGTGTTCCACGAAGAAACAGACCAGTGATTCAGGAAACTAATTATGAGGAGCTTCGCACTGGGAAGATTGAAATCAATGGAAGGGAAGTTCAAACTTCACCTTTATCTTCATTTAAAAAGGCAATTGAAATTGCTGAAGAACTTAAAAAATGGATTGATAGGGGTGAATTCCTCTTAACCAATCCCGTGAAGAGTATACCTTCTTCAGGTTGCATTGTTAAGCCCCTGGAGATCAGGAGACCTTCCATAATGGTTAAGGATTTAAATATTAAGCCAGTGATCACTGCCCGGGCAGAAGAAGCTATTTCCGGTGTTGCCAGGAAAATGGTGGATAACAATATCAACCATCTGCCTGTGGTGGATCATGCTGGTCGGCTTATGGGTATTGTTACCTCCTGGGATATTGCCCATGCAGTGGCTAAGGGCAGTTTAAAGCTCACTGAAGTGATGACCCGTAAAGTGATAGTGGCCATGGAGGATGACCCAGTGGAGGTTGTTGCACGGCGTATTGATAAATATGAGATATCTGGTGTGCCCATTGTTGACCGAAATAATCTGGTCAAAGGTATGATCACTGCTGAGGACATTTCAAGACTTATATGCGCCCAGAACAATAAGGAAGGTGGTTCCCAATGA
- a CDS encoding TldD/PmbA family protein: MKEELDLDLMEKALESVGKKVDYADMRISESENTVIVMKDGKIQEIRSGSDLGACIRVLKGGAWGFSYTNQLERLDRVAEAAVKLASNLKSDVELAIAETRSDKVKSNARIKLSDVSLEDKKIAMKDVEQAANLEKVVSTTVNYVDAEGTTFFLNSEGSSITMEENRVALFLNAVAASETGIQFGHKSTGGAKGFEVIEKEDLELMGRTAAKKAVRLLDASSPPSGRFPIIMDSELTGVFIHEALGHASEADLILQNDSILKGKTGTQIGSSLVNIVDDPSMDAFGYYAYDAEGVKTGKNVLVKDGILISLLSSRETAAKLNISSSGNARSGVGDQPIVRMSNTYLEPGEMIFEELIEDIDHGIYLKGSRGGQVDTGKGVFQFNAAESFLIQDGEVKDPLRDVSLSGNILEILQKVDAVGSDFHMGVGFCGKAGQTAPVGDGGPHTRVTEATVGGADV, encoded by the coding sequence ATGAAAGAGGAGTTAGATCTGGACTTAATGGAAAAGGCACTGGAATCAGTGGGAAAAAAAGTTGATTACGCTGATATGAGGATTAGTGAAAGTGAAAATACAGTTATTGTTATGAAGGATGGGAAAATCCAGGAAATCAGATCAGGATCAGATCTGGGGGCGTGTATCAGGGTTTTAAAGGGGGGAGCATGGGGATTTTCATATACTAATCAGTTAGAGCGCCTGGATCGGGTGGCTGAAGCTGCTGTTAAACTGGCAAGTAATCTTAAAAGTGATGTGGAACTGGCAATTGCAGAAACACGATCTGATAAGGTAAAATCCAATGCTCGGATAAAATTATCTGATGTTTCTTTGGAAGATAAAAAAATAGCCATGAAAGATGTTGAACAAGCAGCTAACCTTGAAAAAGTGGTAAGTACCACAGTAAACTATGTAGATGCCGAGGGCACCACATTTTTCCTTAATTCAGAGGGATCATCAATTACCATGGAAGAAAATCGAGTTGCCTTATTTTTAAATGCAGTAGCAGCGTCAGAAACCGGAATCCAATTCGGACATAAAAGTACAGGGGGAGCTAAAGGTTTTGAGGTTATTGAAAAAGAAGATCTGGAACTCATGGGTAGAACTGCAGCAAAAAAGGCAGTTAGATTGCTCGATGCCAGTTCACCACCTTCTGGGCGTTTTCCCATAATCATGGACTCTGAACTTACCGGAGTATTCATTCATGAAGCATTAGGTCATGCATCTGAAGCTGATCTCATACTACAGAATGACTCCATACTTAAAGGAAAAACGGGGACTCAAATCGGATCTTCCTTAGTTAATATAGTAGATGATCCCAGTATGGATGCCTTTGGTTACTATGCATATGATGCGGAGGGAGTAAAAACCGGTAAGAACGTTTTAGTGAAAGATGGAATTCTTATATCACTTTTAAGCTCCAGAGAAACAGCTGCCAAATTGAATATTTCATCCAGTGGAAACGCCCGATCTGGAGTCGGTGATCAGCCCATAGTCCGTATGAGCAACACCTATCTTGAACCTGGAGAGATGATTTTTGAAGAGCTAATTGAAGATATAGATCATGGAATTTACCTTAAAGGATCAAGGGGTGGTCAGGTTGATACTGGTAAAGGTGTTTTCCAGTTCAACGCTGCTGAATCGTTCTTAATACAAGATGGTGAGGTTAAAGACCCCCTTAGAGATGTATCCCTCTCAGGGAACATCCTGGAAATACTGCAGAAAGTGGATGCTGTGGGTTCTGATTTCCATATGGGTGTGGGTTTCTGCGGTAAAGCAGGCCAGACAGCTCCAGTGGGTGATGGAGGACCTCATACTCGAGTTACTGAAGCAACAGTAGGTGGTGCAGATGTATGA
- a CDS encoding TIGR00296 family protein produces MISDEEGEFLVKLARKAIESYLKDGKIIPLPDDLPPIMKEERGAFVTLHLNGNLRGCIGYPEPVKPLAQAVIEVAISAATGDPRFPRVTPSEMEKIQVEVSVLTKPELILVKSPTEYLEKVEVGRDGLIVERGIYRGLLLPQVPMEWNWDVEEFLANTCMKAGMSPDCWLQEGVKLYRFQAQIFEE; encoded by the coding sequence ATGATAAGTGATGAAGAAGGTGAATTTCTGGTAAAACTGGCCAGAAAAGCAATTGAATCATACTTGAAAGATGGAAAAATCATCCCACTCCCGGATGATCTTCCCCCCATTATGAAAGAAGAAAGGGGAGCATTTGTCACTCTACACCTTAATGGCAATTTAAGGGGTTGTATAGGCTATCCTGAACCTGTAAAACCATTGGCCCAGGCAGTTATTGAAGTTGCTATTAGCGCGGCAACTGGCGACCCACGCTTCCCCAGAGTCACCCCTTCAGAAATGGAAAAGATCCAAGTGGAAGTGAGTGTGCTTACCAAACCTGAACTTATCCTGGTTAAAAGTCCAACAGAATATCTGGAAAAAGTGGAAGTGGGAAGAGATGGTCTCATAGTTGAAAGGGGAATATATCGCGGTTTACTCCTCCCCCAGGTTCCAATGGAATGGAACTGGGATGTTGAAGAATTTTTAGCGAACACTTGTATGAAAGCAGGGATGTCACCAGACTGTTGGCTGCAGGAAGGGGTGAAATTATATCGTTTCCAGGCTCAGATATTTGAAGAATAG
- a CDS encoding NOG1 family protein, with product MFLPNIPTSEELLDKAFRRAKKAAATVRTSKIHRQHKSKRIEEVRVQTACQIIRETFEKILEETPHIEELPMFYQDYIDVAVGVDQLKKSLGALNWANGVLEKLQNQYVHKIRRSPPENAAQVRRAAFGRISSVVKRIKDELDFLNYTRQKLRNIPTVDTEATTVVIAGFPNVGKSTLLRQITNAEPEVADYPFTTKGIQIGNFERRWQKYQIIDTPGLLDRPVQDMNQIELNAMVALEHLADLILFIFDPSQTSGFPVENQVNLYWEIKKIFKNTKIQPIFNKMDLVVDEENVKYIENHINSEIEPLMVAASEGSGILRIIDTLEEFNRKNELNGN from the coding sequence ATGTTTTTACCTAACATCCCTACCTCAGAGGAACTACTCGACAAGGCATTCCGCCGGGCTAAGAAGGCTGCGGCCACGGTCCGAACAAGTAAGATCCACCGTCAGCATAAATCAAAAAGAATAGAAGAAGTAAGAGTTCAAACTGCCTGCCAGATCATCAGGGAAACCTTCGAGAAGATACTGGAAGAAACTCCTCACATTGAGGAACTTCCCATGTTCTACCAGGACTATATTGACGTGGCAGTGGGAGTTGATCAGCTTAAAAAATCTCTGGGAGCACTGAACTGGGCTAACGGAGTACTGGAAAAATTACAGAACCAGTACGTTCATAAAATAAGAAGATCACCTCCAGAAAATGCCGCACAGGTAAGAAGAGCTGCATTTGGAAGAATATCCTCGGTGGTTAAACGTATAAAAGATGAACTGGACTTTTTAAACTACACCCGGCAGAAGTTACGCAACATACCCACCGTGGACACTGAAGCCACCACTGTGGTAATTGCGGGATTTCCCAATGTTGGAAAGTCCACCCTTCTAAGGCAAATAACCAATGCCGAACCAGAAGTAGCAGATTACCCTTTCACCACTAAAGGAATTCAAATAGGAAATTTCGAACGGCGATGGCAGAAATATCAAATTATAGACACACCAGGGCTTCTGGATCGTCCAGTGCAAGACATGAACCAGATAGAACTAAATGCCATGGTGGCACTGGAACACCTGGCAGACCTGATACTTTTCATATTTGATCCATCCCAAACCTCTGGATTTCCTGTGGAAAACCAGGTGAACCTTTACTGGGAGATAAAAAAGATATTCAAAAATACAAAAATCCAGCCAATTTTCAATAAAATGGATCTAGTAGTTGACGAAGAAAATGTTAAATACATTGAAAATCATATTAATTCGGAGATTGAGCCCCTGATGGTTGCTGCATCTGAAGGTAGTGGCATATTAAGGATAATTGATACGTTGGAGGAGTTTAACCGGAAAAATGAGTTAAATGGGAATTGA
- a CDS encoding Hsp20 family protein — MALKRTRLESKNKDTKEEIMSKAGEVKESVAEKGEGVKIKASEAKDSVSDKGKELKESASEKGEEIRSTAEKIVNDVLKTLREKQEDLGKTINEYTAPTTPYVDIIDTPVEFIIMADLPGVEKENLSVDVTNESVTITATFPDGIDVEDANYIKRERGFGEVSRTLQLTDEIKIKEASANFEEGILTIKLPKKIAESKKLEIK; from the coding sequence ATGGCTCTGAAGAGAACTAGACTAGAATCTAAAAATAAAGATACCAAGGAAGAAATTATGTCCAAAGCTGGTGAAGTGAAAGAATCTGTCGCTGAAAAAGGCGAAGGAGTTAAAATCAAAGCTTCTGAAGCTAAAGATTCAGTTTCTGATAAAGGTAAAGAACTAAAGGAAAGTGCATCAGAAAAAGGGGAAGAAATACGTTCCACTGCAGAAAAAATAGTAAACGATGTACTAAAAACATTACGTGAAAAACAGGAAGACCTGGGAAAAACCATCAATGAATACACAGCACCCACTACGCCTTACGTGGATATCATTGACACTCCTGTTGAGTTTATTATCATGGCAGACCTACCTGGAGTTGAAAAAGAAAATCTTTCTGTTGATGTCACTAATGAATCAGTCACTATAACTGCCACTTTCCCGGATGGAATAGATGTTGAGGATGCCAATTACATTAAAAGAGAACGAGGTTTCGGGGAAGTTTCAAGGACTCTGCAATTAACTGATGAGATCAAGATAAAAGAGGCCAGTGCCAATTTTGAAGAAGGAATACTAACCATTAAACTCCCCAAAAAGATTGCAGAATCCAAAAAACTGGAAATCAAATAA
- a CDS encoding SIS domain-containing protein, whose amino-acid sequence MHYKMYEEMMEQPRSLMDTLDAEMSHMKEISEKFAEFDKIYLVGCGSSLSTCYSSIDAMKMVSNRNLEVFTGYEFFYHKKISEENAGVILTSQSGETADTLAAMRKAQKHGMFTLSIVNEGESTMMKESDDAVLTRCGRETAILGTKTYMTQLMSLYQILFSMEDSSHAQDVLKDLVKIPSITEDLLRKTEEDNKVLAQEYADYDIFYAMGSGPNFGLAYKLAMTMFMEGALKHACPLYSGEFRHGLIERVDKNIPVVFLDADYPGDELTRKSVEFSEKIGAKNLVYKMQDYADINPLLAPFVLVVPLEWFIYYLAHYNNEDPGSTRHIGKVRY is encoded by the coding sequence ATGCATTACAAAATGTATGAAGAGATGATGGAGCAGCCACGCTCTTTAATGGACACCCTGGATGCTGAAATGTCTCACATGAAAGAGATCAGTGAGAAATTTGCAGAATTTGATAAAATATACTTGGTAGGCTGTGGAAGCTCCCTATCAACCTGTTATTCATCCATAGATGCCATGAAAATGGTTTCTAACAGGAACCTGGAAGTTTTCACGGGGTACGAATTTTTTTACCACAAAAAGATATCCGAGGAAAATGCAGGAGTTATCTTAACCTCTCAATCCGGAGAAACAGCAGATACCCTGGCTGCCATGAGAAAAGCACAGAAACATGGGATGTTCACCCTTTCCATTGTCAACGAAGGCGAAAGCACCATGATGAAGGAGTCAGATGATGCAGTTTTAACCCGCTGTGGCAGGGAAACAGCCATATTGGGCACCAAAACCTATATGACCCAACTAATGAGCCTTTACCAGATCCTTTTCTCCATGGAAGACTCCTCCCATGCACAGGATGTGCTGAAAGACTTAGTAAAAATCCCTTCTATAACTGAAGATCTTTTAAGGAAAACTGAGGAAGATAATAAAGTCCTGGCCCAGGAATACGCAGATTATGATATATTTTATGCTATGGGAAGCGGACCTAACTTTGGGCTGGCCTACAAACTGGCCATGACCATGTTCATGGAAGGTGCATTAAAACACGCCTGCCCCTTATATTCTGGAGAATTCCGTCATGGACTTATTGAAAGAGTGGATAAGAATATTCCAGTTGTCTTCCTGGATGCAGATTATCCTGGGGATGAATTAACCCGTAAATCAGTGGAATTCTCAGAAAAAATTGGTGCCAAAAATCTGGTATACAAGATGCAGGATTACGCTGATATAAACCCACTACTAGCACCATTCGTACTGGTTGTACCCCTGGAATGGTTTATTTATTACCTGGCCCACTACAATAATGAAGACCCAGGCAGCACCAGACACATTGGAAAAGTAAGGTATTAG
- a CDS encoding thiamine-phosphate synthase, whose translation MIIEKLKMAVQILEASPEFAQIIPEVRSNIVMARKNAGTIEDVAGIPGRITTVNNLPKAVSPPDYNASSHMARLILSVMKHDPEKRSALNVKYHPKLVDLCQKLGLKVSSYNRNQEPEEVMKKEGETISWGVEVAIKNLGSVPDVIYHTGAWGKEPMIVLIGTSPIELAEMAVCLAKLYLSLEVAQKINN comes from the coding sequence ATGATTATAGAAAAGCTTAAAATGGCAGTGCAGATACTGGAAGCATCCCCTGAATTTGCACAGATAATCCCTGAAGTAAGAAGCAACATTGTAATGGCACGGAAGAATGCAGGGACCATAGAAGATGTTGCTGGAATACCCGGACGCATAACAACTGTTAATAACCTCCCTAAAGCAGTTAGTCCACCCGATTACAATGCTTCATCCCATATGGCCAGGCTCATTTTAAGTGTTATGAAACATGACCCTGAAAAGCGCAGCGCCCTAAACGTCAAATATCACCCTAAACTGGTGGATTTATGTCAGAAATTGGGATTAAAGGTCTCGAGCTATAACCGCAACCAGGAACCAGAAGAGGTTATGAAAAAGGAAGGTGAAACCATATCCTGGGGGGTTGAAGTTGCCATAAAGAATTTAGGTTCTGTTCCCGATGTTATTTATCACACTGGTGCCTGGGGAAAAGAGCCCATGATTGTACTAATAGGAACCAGTCCTATAGAATTGGCTGAAATGGCAGTATGTCTGGCTAAACTTTACCTATCTCTGGAAGTTGCCCAAAAAATAAACAATTAA
- a CDS encoding transposase yields MKMPLVHDIKNPKCNLLDVIFIDIDSRETRQELSRNGMKPVNKVLSAIKIRLIAMFYGIDIKYVVDELNNSEELRKAFRFKSTLDYLELSEVFSRFDDCQVLEFVLKRLNKEFKKDVRGNRKIIIDSTDIRFRINLEKRYYDDRTLEENGYEFGFSSSKKKFIGGKLTIAMDYDTCQPLAMLFHPGAVHDSQIYLEILEDLKRRRILKKGDLVLADKGYFSFKNYGSGLMDYKIVPLIRPKKNTRKDRVFSQFNYPLDLCCVETPLKTLYRRLVTKLSKLYDKWDYLKSIRSKIEDFIKFFKNGVGYEQVPSYHTNQ; encoded by the coding sequence ATGAAAATGCCATTAGTTCACGATATAAAAAACCCTAAATGTAACTTGTTGGACGTAATATTTATAGATATCGACTCTAGAGAAACTCGGCAGGAATTAAGTCGAAATGGTATGAAACCAGTTAATAAGGTGTTAAGTGCCATAAAAATTAGATTAATTGCCATGTTTTATGGAATTGATATTAAATATGTTGTAGATGAGTTAAATAACAGTGAAGAGTTGAGAAAAGCATTCAGGTTCAAATCGACTTTAGATTATTTAGAACTTTCAGAGGTTTTCTCACGCTTTGACGACTGCCAAGTACTTGAATTTGTTTTGAAACGTTTAAATAAAGAATTTAAAAAGGATGTGAGGGGAAATAGGAAGATAATCATTGATTCAACGGATATCCGTTTTAGAATAAATCTTGAAAAAAGGTATTATGATGATCGAACTTTAGAAGAAAATGGCTATGAATTTGGCTTTTCTAGCTCCAAAAAGAAATTTATTGGAGGAAAATTAACAATAGCCATGGATTACGACACTTGCCAACCATTAGCCATGCTATTCCACCCCGGTGCAGTTCACGACAGCCAAATTTATCTAGAAATCCTAGAAGACCTGAAAAGAAGAAGAATACTAAAAAAAGGAGACTTAGTGCTAGCTGATAAAGGCTATTTCAGCTTCAAAAACTATGGGTCTGGATTAATGGACTATAAAATCGTTCCTTTAATCCGACCAAAGAAAAATACACGAAAAGACAGAGTTTTCAGCCAATTTAACTACCCATTAGATTTATGCTGTGTGGAAACCCCATTAAAAACATTATACAGGCGCCTAGTGACTAAATTAAGTAAATTATACGACAAATGGGACTATTTAAAGTCCATACGAAGCAAAATCGAAGATTTTATCAAATTCTTCAAGAACGGAGTCGGTTATGAACAAGTACCATCTTATCATACAAATCAGTAG